One window from the genome of Sandaracinaceae bacterium encodes:
- a CDS encoding tetratricopeptide repeat protein: MIRRRSEARLLSMLLVASASLATVALVSASFASSASAQSDLEHAREVFERGTAYYENQNYALALQAFRESYDLLDGHPRQALILFNVGRCYEELGRIRDARDAYRRYLREAADDAENRQQVEERLRELETRVEMDEGAIEHRDSSDASDSESTEASAESGPSAAESGGGGLMTAGIVVTAIGGAGLASFGIFGGLALGEYGTLESQCGGSCTDAEVSTLSTYNVVADVSLAIGLAGVVAGTVLIILGAGDDGADTQTARLVPWVSPTAAGAAVGGTF, from the coding sequence ATGATTCGTCGTCGGTCCGAGGCGCGGCTGCTCTCCATGCTGCTGGTCGCCTCAGCCTCTCTCGCCACGGTCGCTCTCGTCTCAGCCTCATTCGCTTCGAGCGCATCGGCGCAGTCCGACCTCGAGCACGCCCGCGAGGTGTTCGAGCGGGGAACGGCGTACTACGAGAACCAGAACTACGCGCTCGCGCTCCAGGCGTTCCGGGAGTCCTACGACCTCCTCGACGGTCACCCTCGTCAGGCGCTGATCCTCTTCAACGTCGGTCGCTGCTACGAGGAGCTCGGTCGCATCCGCGACGCGCGCGACGCGTACCGTCGCTATTTACGCGAGGCCGCGGATGACGCCGAGAATCGCCAACAGGTCGAGGAACGCCTTCGAGAGCTCGAGACGCGCGTCGAGATGGACGAAGGCGCGATCGAGCACCGGGACTCTTCGGATGCCTCGGATTCGGAGTCGACCGAGGCTTCCGCCGAGTCAGGGCCGTCCGCGGCGGAGTCCGGCGGCGGGGGGTTGATGACCGCGGGCATCGTGGTCACCGCCATTGGCGGGGCTGGCCTCGCCAGCTTCGGTATCTTCGGCGGGTTGGCGCTCGGCGAGTACGGAACCCTCGAGTCGCAGTGCGGTGGCAGCTGCACAGACGCGGAGGTCTCGACCCTCTCGACCTACAACGTCGTCGCCGACGTCTCCCTCGCGATCGGGCTCGCCGGTGTCGTCGCGGGCACCGTGCTGATCATCCTCGGCGCGGGCGATGACGGCGCTGACACGCAGACCGCCCGCTTGGTGCCGTGGGTGAGCCCCACGGCCGCCGGCGCGGCGGTAGGGGGCACGTTCTGA